Proteins from a genomic interval of Gluconacetobacter diazotrophicus PA1 5:
- a CDS encoding UDP-N-acetylmuramoyl-tripeptide--D-alanyl-D-alanine ligase, with product MTVLWTRAALQDATGGTFTGQAPVAVTGVSIDTRTLAPGDLFIALAGENSDGHAHVRAALDQGAAAAMIHDPTVLGTDSDDPRLLRVPDTMAALNALGRYARTRFTGRMVAVTGSVGKTTTKEMLRLALGAIGPTHCAAASYNNHWGVPLTLARLPMDAAFCVCEVGMNHPGEIAPLAVMVRPLVALVTTIAGAHLGHMGSLEAIAREKSDLIATLPPAGIAIVPDDATGQPIFAEQAARARATLWRAGERTDSTVAVSDVALDAEGSSFTVTIDGRSVPVRLNAPGRHLVRNAATALAAVAALGADIATAATALADFRPGAGRGALKPILGGRAALLDESYNASVLSVRSSLAVLGLLPATRRMAVLGDIRELGAFARAEHESLLSAVLAHADLVFCSGPDMKYLFDLLPPSRRGAWAPDAASLAPLVRDAVAQDDVILVKGSFGSRMRDVVSVLTAPATAPSKAGAA from the coding sequence ATGACGGTTCTGTGGACCCGCGCGGCACTGCAGGACGCGACCGGCGGCACGTTCACGGGGCAGGCGCCGGTTGCAGTCACCGGGGTGTCGATCGACACCCGCACGCTGGCCCCGGGCGACCTGTTCATCGCGCTGGCGGGCGAAAACAGCGATGGCCATGCCCACGTCCGCGCGGCCCTGGACCAGGGCGCCGCCGCCGCCATGATCCATGACCCGACTGTCCTGGGCACCGATTCCGACGATCCGCGCCTGCTGCGCGTGCCCGACACGATGGCGGCGCTGAACGCGCTGGGGCGCTATGCCCGCACCCGCTTCACCGGCCGGATGGTCGCCGTCACCGGCAGCGTGGGCAAGACCACGACCAAGGAGATGCTGCGCCTGGCGCTGGGCGCGATCGGGCCGACCCATTGCGCCGCCGCGTCCTACAACAACCATTGGGGCGTACCGCTGACGCTGGCCCGCCTGCCGATGGATGCCGCCTTCTGCGTCTGCGAGGTGGGCATGAACCACCCCGGAGAAATCGCGCCGCTGGCGGTGATGGTCCGGCCGCTTGTCGCCCTCGTCACCACCATCGCCGGCGCCCATCTGGGCCATATGGGCAGCCTGGAGGCCATCGCGAGGGAAAAATCCGACCTGATCGCGACCCTGCCGCCCGCCGGCATCGCCATTGTCCCCGATGACGCCACGGGCCAGCCGATCTTCGCCGAACAGGCGGCGCGGGCACGGGCCACATTGTGGCGGGCCGGCGAACGGACCGACAGCACGGTGGCCGTGTCGGACGTGGCGCTGGATGCCGAGGGCAGCAGCTTCACCGTCACCATCGACGGACGGTCCGTCCCCGTACGCCTGAACGCCCCGGGCCGCCACCTGGTCCGCAACGCCGCCACGGCGCTGGCGGCGGTGGCCGCCCTGGGCGCCGACATCGCGACCGCCGCCACGGCGCTGGCGGATTTCCGGCCCGGCGCCGGGCGCGGCGCGCTGAAGCCGATCCTGGGCGGCCGCGCCGCCCTGCTGGATGAAAGCTACAACGCCTCGGTCCTGTCCGTCCGCTCGTCCCTGGCGGTGCTGGGGCTGCTGCCCGCGACACGGCGCATGGCCGTGCTGGGCGATATCCGCGAACTCGGCGCCTTCGCGCGCGCCGAACATGAATCCCTCCTGTCCGCCGTGCTGGCGCATGCGGACCTCGTCTTCTGCTCCGGCCCCGATATGAAATATCTGTTCGACCTGCTTCCCCCCTCCCGACGCGGCGCATGGGCGCCGGACGCCGCCAGCCTGGCGCCGCTGGTGCGCGATGCCGTGGCCCAGGACGACGTGATCCTGGTCAAGGGCAGCTTCGGCAGCCGCATGCGCGATGTCGTCTCGGTGCTGACCGCGCCCGCGACGGCACCCTCCAAGGCGGGTGCGGCCTGA
- the murC gene encoding UDP-N-acetylmuramate--L-alanine ligase, whose translation MRALPLSIGTIHFVGIGGIGMSGIAEVLHMLGYAVQGSDIAENANVQRLRAAGITVAIGHDAANLGAAQVVVTSTAVRRDNPEVVAARARLIPVVRRAEMLAELMRLRWAVAVGGTHGKTTTTSLIAAVLEAARLDPTVINGGIIEAYGTNTRMGSGDWMVVEADESDGSFLRLPSVITVVTNMDPEHLDHWGTAEAMQAAYDQFVSNIPFYGFAVLCIDHPAVQQMIPRLSDHRIVTYGFSPQADIRAEKVITDKLGATFEVVVTNRNRNRTRRAGPFRLPMLGHHNVQNALAAIAVGVEMDIDDATLRSAFAGFRGVKRRFTRTGETGGITVIDDYGHHPVEIAAVLKAARQAGARDVIAVVQPHRYSRLQTLFGEFCTCMNDAGTVIVADVYAAGEAPIPGVDRDALVEGLRERGHRSVVPLPDPEHLAEMVHAIARPGDFVVCLGAGSITNWAQALPGQLAALQNPAAARKGECAA comes from the coding sequence ATGAGAGCCCTGCCCCTATCCATCGGCACCATCCACTTCGTCGGGATCGGCGGCATCGGCATGTCCGGCATTGCCGAGGTGCTGCACATGCTGGGCTATGCCGTGCAGGGTTCGGACATCGCCGAGAACGCGAACGTGCAGCGCCTGCGCGCCGCCGGCATCACGGTGGCGATCGGCCATGACGCCGCCAACCTGGGCGCGGCGCAGGTCGTGGTGACATCGACCGCCGTCCGCCGCGACAATCCGGAAGTGGTGGCCGCCCGCGCGCGGCTGATCCCCGTCGTCCGGCGGGCCGAGATGCTGGCCGAGCTGATGCGCCTGCGCTGGGCCGTCGCGGTCGGCGGCACGCACGGCAAGACCACGACCACCAGCCTGATCGCGGCGGTGCTGGAAGCGGCGCGCCTGGACCCTACGGTCATCAATGGCGGCATCATCGAGGCCTACGGCACCAACACCCGCATGGGATCGGGCGACTGGATGGTGGTCGAGGCCGACGAATCCGACGGATCGTTCCTGCGCCTGCCCTCGGTCATCACCGTCGTGACCAACATGGACCCCGAGCATCTGGACCATTGGGGCACCGCCGAGGCGATGCAGGCGGCGTACGACCAGTTCGTCTCCAACATTCCGTTCTACGGCTTCGCGGTGCTGTGCATCGACCATCCGGCGGTGCAGCAGATGATCCCGCGCCTGTCGGACCACCGGATCGTGACCTATGGCTTTTCGCCCCAGGCCGACATCCGGGCCGAGAAGGTCATCACCGACAAGCTGGGCGCGACGTTCGAGGTCGTGGTGACCAACCGCAACCGCAACCGCACGCGCCGCGCCGGTCCGTTCCGCCTGCCGATGCTGGGCCACCACAACGTGCAGAACGCGCTGGCCGCGATCGCCGTCGGGGTCGAGATGGATATCGACGACGCCACCCTGCGCTCGGCCTTCGCGGGATTCCGTGGGGTCAAGCGCCGCTTCACCCGCACCGGCGAGACCGGCGGCATCACCGTGATCGACGATTACGGCCACCACCCGGTGGAAATCGCCGCCGTGCTGAAGGCCGCGCGCCAGGCCGGCGCGCGCGACGTCATCGCCGTGGTCCAGCCGCACCGCTATTCCCGGCTGCAGACGCTGTTCGGCGAATTCTGCACCTGCATGAACGATGCCGGCACCGTCATCGTGGCCGACGTCTATGCCGCGGGCGAGGCCCCGATCCCGGGTGTGGACCGCGACGCGCTGGTCGAGGGCCTGCGCGAGCGCGGCCACCGTTCGGTGGTGCCGCTGCCCGACCCGGAACACCTGGCGGAAATGGTCCACGCCATCGCCCGCCCCGGCGACTTCGTCGTCTGCCTGGGGGCCGGCAGCATCACCAACTGGGCGCAGGCCCTGCCCGGCCAACTGGCGGCGTTGCAGAACCCGGCCGCGGCGCGAAAGGGCGAATGCGCGGCATGA
- the murD gene encoding UDP-N-acetylmuramoyl-L-alanine--D-glutamate ligase, with amino-acid sequence MSGPGLFPPGLLAGSRYAVLGLGRNGAPAVRALAAMGADVQAWDDGDAARAAVADVPGVAIAPFDTLAGFDALVLSPGIPHILPHPHPVARMAHAAGVPILSDANLLFQAVRRSGSRARFAGITGTNGKSTTTTLLAHMLHTAGLPVAAGGNLGPAALALPLLPDTGVYVLEMSSYMLERLRDLRFDAACLLNLTPDHLDRHGDMAGYRRAKQHVFDRQGPGDLAVLGQYDAPDDAALARDLAARGIRVVTISGTRADAGLTGAGGVLRDADGPIATLADAPSLPGAHNAENAAAAAAMALALGVPRATIAGALRTFPGLAHRQKPVGTVDGVRFIDDSKATNADAASRALGCYDRLVWIAGGVAKAGGIADLAPFFPRVAHAFLIGQDAPALAETLAAHGVAFTLSGTMDAAVPAALALARRDGVPVVLLSPACASFDQYASFEHRGRHFADLVRLLAPTLGTD; translated from the coding sequence ATGAGCGGCCCGGGCCTGTTCCCCCCCGGCCTGTTGGCCGGCAGCCGCTACGCGGTGCTGGGGCTGGGGCGCAACGGCGCCCCCGCCGTCCGCGCGCTGGCCGCGATGGGGGCGGACGTGCAGGCCTGGGATGACGGCGACGCCGCTCGTGCGGCGGTCGCGGACGTGCCGGGCGTCGCCATCGCGCCGTTCGACACGCTGGCGGGGTTCGACGCGCTGGTGCTCTCGCCCGGCATTCCGCACATCCTGCCCCACCCGCATCCTGTCGCCCGGATGGCGCACGCGGCGGGCGTTCCCATCCTGTCGGATGCCAACCTGCTGTTCCAGGCGGTGCGCCGGTCCGGGTCGCGCGCGCGCTTCGCCGGCATCACCGGAACCAACGGCAAATCGACCACCACCACCCTGCTGGCCCACATGCTCCACACCGCCGGCCTGCCGGTCGCGGCGGGCGGGAACCTGGGCCCGGCGGCGCTGGCGCTGCCGCTGCTGCCCGACACGGGCGTCTATGTGCTGGAAATGTCGTCCTACATGCTGGAACGGCTGCGGGACCTGCGCTTCGACGCCGCGTGCCTGCTGAACCTGACGCCCGACCACCTGGACCGCCATGGCGACATGGCAGGCTATCGACGGGCCAAGCAGCACGTCTTCGACCGCCAGGGACCGGGCGACCTGGCCGTGCTGGGCCAGTACGACGCCCCGGACGACGCGGCGCTGGCCCGCGACCTGGCGGCGCGCGGCATCCGGGTCGTCACCATATCCGGCACCCGTGCCGACGCCGGCCTGACCGGCGCCGGGGGTGTGCTGCGCGACGCGGACGGGCCGATCGCCACCCTGGCCGATGCCCCATCCCTGCCCGGCGCGCACAATGCCGAAAACGCGGCGGCGGCGGCGGCGATGGCCCTGGCGCTGGGCGTGCCGCGCGCCACGATCGCCGGCGCGCTGCGGACCTTCCCGGGCCTGGCCCACCGGCAGAAGCCGGTCGGCACCGTCGACGGCGTGCGCTTCATCGACGACAGCAAGGCGACGAACGCCGATGCCGCATCGCGGGCGCTGGGCTGCTACGACCGGCTGGTGTGGATCGCGGGCGGTGTGGCCAAGGCCGGCGGAATCGCGGACCTGGCGCCGTTCTTCCCGCGCGTGGCCCATGCTTTCCTGATCGGGCAGGACGCGCCGGCGCTGGCCGAAACCCTGGCCGCGCACGGCGTTGCCTTCACGCTGTCGGGCACGATGGACGCGGCGGTGCCCGCCGCCCTCGCCCTGGCGCGGCGGGACGGCGTGCCGGTGGTGCTGCTGTCCCCCGCCTGCGCCAGCTTTGATCAGTACGCCAGCTTCGAACATCGCGGCCGGCACTTCGCGGACCTGGTCCGCCTGCTGGCGCCCACATTGGGGACGGACTGA
- a CDS encoding UDP-N-acetylmuramoyl-L-alanyl-D-glutamate--2,6-diaminopimelate ligase: MTHPLSQVLAAAGLSAPPGADPAITGVTADSRRVTPGMLFVAIPGTRADGSAFIPAAIAAGAAAIVAPRGTPAPGVPVIGVDEPRRALALLAAFLAGAQPDHVVAVTGTNGKTSTVDFLRQIWGHQHRRAASIGTLGVIADIDLPDCGPVLTTPDSVGLATLLAAMARGGVTDVAIEASSHGLDQHRLDGLRLSAAGFTNLTRDHLDYHGTLDAYRAAKLRLFDTLLPPDGLMAANADMDTATLDALRDIAARRGLDLRLVGEAGDAIRLLGSTPLPEGQHLRIASGGVARDIVLALPGRFQADNALLAAALAAPGADGLARAIDLLPALRGVRGRMERAALLPNGAAAYVDYAHTPDALARLLDALRPHASGRLIAVFGAGGDRDRGKRPLMGQEATRRADIAIVTDDNPRTEDPAFIRGEVLAGAPGAIEIGDRARAIAEGLSMLRAGDVLVVAGKGHEQGQTIGTATLPFDDASVIRDLAGVRA, from the coding sequence ATGACCCACCCCCTGTCCCAGGTGCTGGCGGCGGCCGGCCTGTCCGCCCCGCCCGGCGCCGACCCGGCGATTACCGGCGTGACCGCCGACAGCCGGCGGGTGACGCCGGGCATGCTGTTCGTCGCCATTCCCGGCACGCGCGCCGACGGCAGCGCCTTCATCCCCGCCGCGATCGCCGCCGGCGCCGCCGCGATCGTCGCACCGCGCGGGACCCCCGCGCCCGGCGTCCCGGTCATCGGGGTGGACGAACCGCGCCGGGCGCTGGCCCTGCTGGCGGCGTTCCTCGCCGGGGCGCAGCCGGACCATGTCGTCGCCGTCACCGGCACCAACGGCAAGACCAGCACCGTCGATTTCCTGCGCCAGATATGGGGCCATCAGCACCGCCGCGCCGCCAGCATCGGCACGCTGGGGGTGATCGCGGACATCGACCTTCCCGATTGCGGGCCGGTCCTGACCACGCCGGACAGCGTGGGCCTGGCCACCCTGCTGGCCGCCATGGCGCGCGGCGGCGTCACCGACGTGGCCATCGAGGCATCGTCCCACGGGCTGGACCAGCACCGGCTGGACGGGCTGCGCCTGTCGGCGGCCGGCTTTACCAACCTGACCCGAGACCATCTGGACTATCACGGCACGCTGGACGCCTACCGCGCGGCCAAGCTGCGCCTGTTCGACACGCTGCTGCCGCCGGACGGGCTGATGGCGGCGAATGCGGACATGGACACCGCGACGCTGGACGCGCTACGCGATATTGCCGCGCGGCGGGGACTGGACCTGCGCCTGGTCGGCGAAGCGGGAGATGCGATCCGCCTGCTGGGCAGCACCCCGCTGCCCGAGGGCCAGCATCTGCGGATCGCGTCGGGCGGGGTTGCGCGCGACATCGTCCTGGCACTGCCCGGCCGCTTCCAGGCCGACAATGCGCTGCTGGCGGCGGCGCTGGCCGCGCCGGGCGCCGACGGGCTGGCCCGGGCGATCGACCTGCTGCCTGCGCTGCGCGGCGTGCGCGGACGGATGGAGCGCGCGGCGCTGCTGCCCAACGGGGCGGCGGCCTATGTCGATTACGCCCATACCCCGGACGCGCTGGCCCGCCTGCTGGACGCGCTGCGCCCGCACGCCTCGGGCCGGCTGATCGCCGTGTTCGGCGCCGGCGGCGACCGCGATCGCGGCAAGCGCCCGCTGATGGGGCAGGAAGCGACCCGCCGCGCCGACATCGCCATCGTCACCGACGACAACCCCCGCACCGAGGACCCCGCCTTCATCCGGGGCGAGGTCCTGGCCGGCGCGCCGGGCGCGATCGAAATCGGCGATCGCGCGCGGGCGATCGCCGAGGGCCTGTCGATGCTGCGGGCCGGCGACGTGCTGGTGGTGGCCGGCAAGGGCCACGAACAGGGCCAGACCATCGGCACCGCGACGCTGCCCTTCGATGACGCATCGGTCATTCGCGACCTGGCCGGGGTGCGGGCATGA
- the murG gene encoding undecaprenyldiphospho-muramoylpentapeptide beta-N-acetylglucosaminyltransferase, giving the protein MSTNQDTTTTLNRPIVIAAGGTGGHFIPAEALARVLAARGHAIALMTDRRAGTRLHGVFADGAQFVLPGAGIAGHGLSHRARAALALARGTAQARTILRRLDAVAVVGFGGYPSVPPLLGARSLGHKRPLIFIHEGAVLGQANAMLARFADGIATSFAQVARLPAGARTVLTGMPVRDEIAALYGTAYQPPVDTIRLLVWGGSLGARVFSDVVPDAIARLPESLRARLHVTQQARAEDVERVRQAYATLGIAAEISPFFSNVAELLGGAHLVIGRAGGSSVAELTDAGRPAILVPLPIAASDEQGANAAALVESGAAWMIRQPDFTPPALAGLLDSLLSDPARLTGAARAAQGLARPDAASLFADLITDTIEGRLRPPPRPAYPTAAKTETHA; this is encoded by the coding sequence ATGAGCACGAACCAGGACACCACCACGACCCTGAACCGCCCCATCGTCATCGCCGCCGGGGGCACCGGCGGCCATTTCATCCCCGCCGAGGCGCTGGCCCGCGTGCTGGCCGCGCGGGGGCACGCCATCGCGCTGATGACCGACCGCCGGGCCGGTACGCGCCTGCATGGCGTCTTCGCGGATGGCGCGCAATTCGTCCTGCCGGGCGCGGGCATCGCCGGGCATGGCCTGTCGCACCGCGCCCGCGCCGCCCTGGCGCTGGCGCGCGGCACGGCGCAGGCGCGCACCATCCTGCGCCGGCTGGATGCCGTGGCGGTGGTGGGGTTCGGCGGCTATCCCTCCGTCCCGCCGCTGCTGGGGGCCCGGTCGCTGGGTCACAAGCGCCCGCTGATCTTCATCCATGAAGGTGCCGTGCTGGGGCAGGCCAATGCGATGCTGGCGCGCTTCGCCGACGGCATCGCCACCTCGTTCGCCCAGGTCGCCCGCCTGCCGGCGGGGGCGCGGACGGTGCTGACCGGCATGCCGGTGCGCGACGAGATCGCGGCGCTGTACGGCACCGCCTACCAGCCGCCCGTGGACACCATCCGCCTGCTGGTCTGGGGCGGGTCGCTGGGCGCGCGCGTGTTCAGCGACGTGGTGCCCGACGCCATCGCCCGCCTGCCCGAAAGCCTGCGCGCGCGCCTGCACGTGACCCAGCAGGCGCGGGCCGAAGATGTCGAACGCGTCCGCCAGGCCTATGCCACGCTTGGGATTGCCGCCGAGATCTCGCCCTTCTTCTCGAACGTCGCGGAACTGCTGGGGGGTGCCCATCTGGTGATCGGCCGCGCGGGCGGGTCGTCGGTGGCGGAACTGACCGATGCCGGCCGGCCCGCGATCCTAGTGCCGCTGCCGATCGCGGCCAGCGACGAACAGGGGGCCAACGCCGCCGCCCTGGTCGAATCCGGTGCCGCCTGGATGATCCGCCAGCCCGATTTCACACCCCCTGCCCTGGCCGGATTGCTGGACTCCCTGCTATCCGACCCGGCACGCCTGACCGGGGCTGCGCGCGCCGCCCAGGGCCTGGCCCGACCCGACGCCGCAAGCCTGTTCGCCGACCTGATCACCGATACGATCGAAGGACGCTTGCGTCCGCCCCCCCGCCCCGCCTATCCGACAGCCGCGAAGACGGAGACCCACGCATGA
- a CDS encoding D-alanine--D-alanine ligase, which yields MTRPRTITVLTGGLSAERTVSLSSGAGISAALREEGFDVRVLDAGPDLGAIVADLTAHRPDVVFNALHGRFGEDGSIQGVLDWMNIPYTHSGVRASAMAMDKAAARSAFRAAGLPVAQGGVIAIADFPAADPLPAPYVIKPLNEGSSVGVEIVRPGTNRRAAIADAWTYGPLALVEEFIPGRELTVGVMGDRALTVTDITPNPDAGHEFYDYAAKYQNGGSRHILPARIHPDAFAQALDLAVAAHRALGCAGASRTDFRYDDTQCGDGPGRLVILEVNTQPGMTPTSLLPEQAGACGIPYGALCRWMVEHAACRT from the coding sequence ATGACCCGTCCGCGCACCATCACGGTGCTGACCGGCGGCCTGTCCGCCGAGCGCACCGTCAGCCTGTCCAGCGGCGCCGGCATCAGCGCCGCCCTGCGCGAGGAAGGATTCGACGTCCGCGTGCTGGATGCCGGGCCGGACCTCGGCGCCATCGTCGCGGACCTGACGGCGCACCGGCCCGACGTGGTGTTCAACGCCCTGCACGGCCGCTTCGGCGAGGACGGGTCAATCCAGGGCGTGCTGGACTGGATGAACATCCCCTACACCCATTCCGGCGTCCGCGCGTCGGCCATGGCGATGGACAAGGCGGCGGCCCGCTCGGCCTTCCGCGCCGCGGGCCTGCCGGTGGCGCAGGGCGGGGTCATCGCCATCGCCGACTTTCCCGCCGCCGACCCGCTGCCCGCCCCCTATGTCATCAAGCCGCTGAACGAAGGATCGTCGGTGGGTGTCGAGATCGTACGGCCGGGCACCAACCGCCGCGCCGCGATCGCCGACGCATGGACCTACGGCCCCCTGGCGCTGGTCGAGGAATTCATCCCCGGGCGCGAACTGACGGTGGGGGTAATGGGCGACCGCGCCCTGACCGTGACCGACATCACCCCCAATCCCGATGCCGGGCATGAATTCTACGACTACGCCGCCAAGTACCAGAATGGCGGATCGCGGCACATCCTGCCCGCGCGTATCCACCCGGACGCGTTCGCCCAGGCGCTGGACCTGGCGGTGGCCGCCCACCGCGCGCTGGGCTGCGCCGGCGCGTCGCGCACCGATTTCCGTTACGACGACACGCAGTGCGGCGACGGGCCGGGGCGACTGGTGATCCTGGAGGTCAATACCCAGCCCGGCATGACCCCGACCTCGCTGCTGCCCGAACAGGCGGGGGCCTGCGGCATCCCCTATGGCGCGCTGTGCCGGTGGATGGTCGAACACGCGGCGTGCCGGACCTAG
- a CDS encoding FtsW/RodA/SpoVE family cell cycle protein, producing MAGISRVDASYLARWWRNVDRVTLSCVGVLIGFGYVLMLAASPAVATRIGASRDMFILKQVIFLSLAGLIVTGASLLSPRGVKRLAAVGFVLAMGATALTLVHGVEIKGARRWIALPLMSVQPSEFLKPCFAVVTAWLLTERRARRLFPGMPIALGLFAVILVLLKSQPDIGMLSVITTVFMTQLFIDGLNIFFVGAGVGCMIAAFLGAYVAFPHVRSRVERFLHPNVGDHYQIDTALRAFGNGGLMGRGPGEGRVKDLLPDAHADFVFAVAGEEFGMLVCLFIIGVFCVIVVRTLLKLLREDDPFIVVASTGLITGFGLQAFVNMGSTLHLIPTKGMTLPFISYGGSSAMSVALTIGMVLALTRHRVGESRIPRGHAAFRSRRAAA from the coding sequence ATGGCCGGGATCTCACGCGTCGATGCATCCTACCTTGCGCGCTGGTGGCGCAATGTCGACCGGGTGACGCTGTCCTGCGTCGGCGTACTGATCGGCTTCGGCTATGTGCTGATGCTGGCGGCCAGCCCCGCCGTCGCCACGCGCATCGGCGCATCGCGCGACATGTTCATCCTGAAGCAGGTAATCTTCCTGTCGCTGGCGGGGCTGATCGTCACGGGCGCCTCGCTGCTCTCGCCCCGGGGGGTGAAGCGACTGGCGGCGGTGGGGTTCGTGCTGGCCATGGGCGCCACCGCGCTGACGCTGGTCCATGGCGTGGAAATCAAGGGCGCGCGGCGCTGGATCGCGCTGCCGCTGATGTCGGTCCAGCCGTCGGAATTCCTCAAGCCCTGCTTCGCGGTCGTGACGGCGTGGCTGCTGACCGAACGGCGGGCGCGGCGCCTGTTCCCGGGCATGCCGATCGCGCTGGGCCTGTTCGCGGTCATCCTCGTGCTGCTGAAATCGCAGCCGGATATCGGCATGCTCAGCGTGATCACCACCGTCTTCATGACGCAACTGTTCATCGACGGGCTGAACATCTTCTTCGTCGGCGCCGGGGTCGGCTGCATGATCGCGGCCTTCCTGGGCGCCTATGTGGCGTTCCCGCACGTGCGCTCGCGCGTGGAACGCTTCCTGCACCCCAATGTCGGCGACCATTACCAGATCGACACCGCCCTGCGCGCCTTCGGCAATGGCGGGCTGATGGGCCGTGGTCCCGGCGAGGGACGGGTCAAGGACCTGCTGCCCGACGCCCACGCCGATTTCGTCTTCGCCGTCGCGGGCGAGGAATTCGGCATGCTGGTCTGCCTGTTCATCATCGGCGTGTTCTGCGTGATCGTGGTGCGGACCTTGCTGAAGCTGCTGCGCGAGGACGACCCGTTCATCGTCGTCGCCAGCACGGGGCTGATCACCGGCTTCGGCCTGCAGGCCTTCGTCAACATGGGGTCCACCCTGCATTTGATCCCGACCAAGGGCATGACGCTGCCGTTCATTTCCTATGGCGGGTCGTCGGCGATGTCGGTGGCGCTGACCATCGGCATGGTCCTGGCCCTGACGCGCCACCGGGTGGGCGAAAGCCGCATCCCGCGCGGCCACGCCGCCTTCCGGTCGCGGAGGGCCGCGGCATGA
- the mraY gene encoding phospho-N-acetylmuramoyl-pentapeptide-transferase, producing MLYDLIQHHGSAHVTVLNLFRYITFRAGAACLTALAISLLLGNPLIAQLRRIQREGQPIRALGPERHILEKAGTPTMGGVLILAALFGSTLLWADLTDGYVWAVLLTTLSFGAVGFADDYLKLSRRNTAGVSKRMRLGCEFAASLVGGYWMQSLMPADLANHLAFPFLKEWLLPLGFAFPLFAMITITGFGNAVNFTDGLDGLAIVPVIIAALVFGLISYLVGNHVFADYLQLHAVPGTGELCVFCSALVGAGLGFLWFNAPPAAVFMGDTGSLSLGGALGAIAVAVKHELVLCIVGGLFVVETLSVIIQVFWFRRTGRRVFLMAPLHHHFEKKGWQEPKIVIRFWIVSIVLGLCGLATLKLR from the coding sequence ATGCTCTACGACCTGATCCAGCATCACGGGTCGGCACACGTCACCGTCCTGAACCTGTTCCGCTACATCACCTTCCGCGCCGGGGCGGCGTGCCTCACGGCGCTGGCGATCTCGCTGCTGCTGGGCAACCCGCTGATCGCGCAACTGCGCCGCATCCAGCGCGAGGGTCAGCCGATCCGCGCCCTGGGCCCGGAACGCCACATCCTGGAAAAGGCCGGCACTCCCACCATGGGCGGCGTGCTGATCCTGGCGGCCCTGTTCGGTTCAACGCTGCTGTGGGCGGACCTGACCGACGGGTATGTCTGGGCCGTGCTGCTGACCACGCTGAGCTTCGGCGCGGTGGGGTTCGCCGACGATTACCTGAAGCTGTCGCGGCGCAACACCGCCGGCGTGTCCAAGCGCATGCGCCTGGGCTGCGAATTCGCGGCGTCGCTGGTCGGCGGCTACTGGATGCAGAGCCTGATGCCGGCGGACCTGGCCAATCACCTGGCCTTTCCGTTCCTCAAGGAATGGCTGCTGCCGCTGGGCTTCGCCTTCCCGCTGTTTGCCATGATCACGATCACCGGCTTCGGCAACGCCGTCAATTTCACCGACGGGCTGGACGGGCTGGCGATCGTGCCGGTCATCATCGCGGCGCTGGTCTTCGGGCTGATCTCGTATCTGGTCGGCAACCACGTCTTCGCCGACTACCTGCAACTGCACGCGGTGCCGGGCACGGGCGAGCTGTGCGTATTCTGTTCGGCCCTGGTCGGCGCGGGGCTGGGCTTCCTGTGGTTCAACGCCCCGCCGGCGGCGGTGTTCATGGGCGATACCGGGTCGCTGTCGCTGGGCGGCGCGCTGGGCGCGATCGCCGTCGCGGTGAAGCATGAACTGGTGCTGTGCATCGTCGGCGGCCTGTTCGTGGTCGAAACCCTGTCCGTGATCATCCAGGTCTTCTGGTTCCGCCGCACCGGGCGGCGGGTGTTCCTGATGGCGCCGCTGCACCATCATTTCGAAAAGAAAGGCTGGCAGGAGCCCAAGATCGTCATCCGCTTCTGGATCGTGTCCATCGTCCTGGGACTGTGTGGCCTGGCCACGCTGAAGCTGCGATGA